From a single Terriglobia bacterium genomic region:
- the thrC gene encoding threonine synthase, whose translation MFRCRQCSELLEVIYPEWEGASREFGLRLREIWRERRASPLPEDRSGVWRFRELLPQVDGRHIVTMCEGNTPLLRLTKCASDLHLPNLMVKHQGMNPTGSFKDTGISAAISMARAEGFSVVCCASTGNTSASVAAYAARAGMKSIVLLPAGQVTSGKLAQALEYGAHVLQLHTDFDGCLKVLHDVVANFPAYLLNSMNPYRLEGQKTVAFEMMEQLDWRVPDHVIVPGGNLANSSALGKGFLELHQLGLVSTLPKISIIQAAGANPLVRSMRENGGTALVRVNAETRATAIRIGNPASWRKAVAVLKTTGGACEDVTEKEIAQAKADLGAEGVGCEPASAATLAGLKKLLKSGFVKPNETVVLVLTGHMLKDVEYMLSDRVKSIYGPMDATSAAVIRTLEQIYAGN comes from the coding sequence ATGTTCCGCTGCCGCCAATGCTCAGAACTGCTGGAAGTGATCTATCCCGAATGGGAAGGCGCGTCACGCGAGTTTGGATTGCGGCTGCGCGAGATCTGGCGTGAGCGCCGCGCCTCCCCGCTTCCTGAAGACCGCAGCGGCGTCTGGCGCTTCCGCGAGCTGCTGCCGCAGGTGGACGGCAGGCACATTGTCACCATGTGTGAAGGCAACACGCCGCTGCTGCGGCTGACAAAATGCGCGAGCGACCTGCACCTTCCCAACCTGATGGTGAAGCATCAAGGCATGAATCCCACGGGCTCATTCAAGGACACGGGAATTTCAGCGGCGATCAGCATGGCGCGGGCGGAAGGCTTCTCCGTGGTGTGCTGCGCATCCACGGGAAACACGTCGGCGTCGGTTGCGGCCTACGCGGCGCGGGCAGGGATGAAGAGCATCGTGCTGCTGCCCGCGGGCCAGGTTACTTCCGGCAAGCTGGCGCAGGCCCTTGAATACGGCGCGCATGTGCTGCAACTGCACACAGATTTTGACGGCTGCCTCAAGGTGCTGCATGACGTGGTTGCGAACTTCCCCGCGTATCTTTTGAATTCGATGAACCCGTACCGGCTGGAAGGACAAAAGACCGTGGCCTTTGAAATGATGGAGCAACTGGATTGGCGGGTCCCCGATCACGTGATCGTCCCCGGCGGCAACCTGGCCAACAGCTCAGCCCTGGGCAAAGGCTTCCTGGAGCTGCACCAGTTGGGCTTGGTCAGCACGTTGCCGAAGATTTCCATCATCCAGGCCGCAGGCGCGAACCCGCTGGTGCGTTCGATGCGCGAAAACGGCGGCACGGCGCTGGTCCGCGTGAACGCCGAGACGCGCGCCACGGCGATCCGCATCGGCAACCCGGCGTCCTGGCGCAAAGCCGTTGCCGTGCTCAAGACCACCGGCGGCGCGTGCGAAGACGTGACGGAAAAGGAAATCGCGCAAGCCAAAGCCGACTTGGGCGCGGAAGGCGTGGGCTGCGAGCCGGCGTCGGCCGCGACGCTGGCCGGGTTGAAGAAGCTGCTGAAGTCAGGATTTGTGAAGCCAAATGAAACGGTCGTGCTGGTGCTGACCGGACACATGCTGAAAGACGTGGAGTACATGCTGAGCGACCGGGTGAAGAGCATTTACGGCCCCATGGACGCGACGTCGGCTGCGGTGATCAGGACATTGGAGCAGATCTATGCGGGGAACTGA
- a CDS encoding bifunctional precorrin-2 dehydrogenase/sirohydrochlorin ferrochelatase, producing MALYPIFLKLEGRKVLIVGGGAIAEEKLEGVLRSATDVTVVSPRVSSRIQRWARQGLLKLVMQEYHRGMAADYFLVIAATEVEAVNRAVYEDAQQAGALGNAVDDPAYCDFYSPSVVSRGPFQIAISTGGHSPALAQQVRKKLEQQYGPEFGPWTEWLGRMRSTLRSVLPPGERRKQLLHLIALCKPKSALQQDLNFGGE from the coding sequence ATGGCTCTCTATCCGATTTTTCTCAAACTCGAAGGGCGCAAAGTACTGATCGTGGGCGGCGGCGCCATCGCTGAAGAAAAGCTGGAAGGCGTGCTGCGCTCGGCGACGGACGTCACCGTGGTTTCGCCGCGCGTTTCTTCGCGCATACAGCGCTGGGCCCGACAGGGACTGCTCAAACTCGTAATGCAGGAATACCATCGAGGCATGGCTGCGGACTATTTTCTGGTGATCGCCGCCACGGAAGTGGAAGCCGTGAACCGGGCAGTCTACGAAGACGCGCAGCAAGCCGGCGCGCTGGGCAACGCCGTGGACGATCCCGCTTACTGCGATTTTTACTCGCCCTCAGTGGTGAGCCGCGGCCCGTTTCAGATTGCCATATCCACCGGCGGACACAGCCCAGCGCTGGCCCAGCAAGTGCGAAAAAAGCTGGAGCAGCAATACGGCCCGGAGTTCGGGCCCTGGACGGAGTGGCTGGGACGCATGCGTTCCACCCTGCGCAGCGTGCTGCCGCCGGGGGAACGCCGCAAGCAATTGCTGCATCTTATAGCGTTGTGCAAACCGAAGTCCGCTTTGCAGCAGGACCTGAATTTCGGAGGTGAATAA
- a CDS encoding MoaD/ThiS family protein — protein sequence MSVTVSIPSAFRRHTEGLDHFAANAANLSELLDALGQRFPELKPHLRDEQGQVRRFLNIYVNDEDIRFLAKDYKFADGDEVTLVPSIAGG from the coding sequence ATGAGCGTGACCGTTTCCATCCCATCGGCCTTTCGTCGCCACACCGAGGGACTCGACCACTTTGCGGCCAACGCCGCCAACCTCAGCGAATTGCTCGATGCCCTGGGCCAGCGCTTCCCGGAGCTTAAGCCTCACCTGCGGGACGAACAGGGCCAAGTCCGGCGCTTCCTGAACATTTACGTGAACGATGAAGACATCCGCTTCCTGGCCAAAGACTACAAGTTCGCCGATGGCGACGAAGTGACCCTGGTGCCATCCATCGCCGGCGGCTGA
- the proC gene encoding pyrroline-5-carboxylate reductase, producing MTSSATKTQTQTAATAAKKKIAVLGCGKMGTILLQGFLQHGLITKGEAVATVQHEEHRRELSRELGGVSVTTDNRAAAQGAPTIVLAVKPQALAQLLEEIMPVLGPDTLLISIAASTTTGFIEQKVGKDAHVIRAMPNTPAMVGAAMTALCAGKSVRKDHLENAKRLFESVGRAVIVDEKHFDAITALSASGPAFTFVILESLAEAGVSVGLPRELATMLAAQTLFGSAKLALETGHHPALLKDAVTTPAGCTIEGLIELEKGGLRVTLMNAVIKTTIRARELMTS from the coding sequence ATGACTTCATCGGCAACCAAGACCCAGACCCAGACTGCCGCCACGGCTGCAAAAAAGAAGATCGCTGTGCTGGGCTGCGGCAAGATGGGCACCATCCTGCTCCAGGGATTTCTGCAGCACGGCCTGATCACCAAGGGCGAAGCCGTGGCCACGGTGCAGCATGAAGAGCATCGCCGGGAACTCTCGCGCGAACTGGGCGGCGTTTCCGTGACCACGGACAACCGTGCAGCCGCGCAGGGCGCGCCCACCATCGTGCTGGCGGTGAAGCCCCAGGCCTTGGCGCAGTTGCTGGAAGAGATCATGCCGGTGCTGGGCCCGGACACGCTCCTCATCTCCATTGCCGCGTCCACCACCACGGGCTTCATTGAGCAGAAGGTGGGAAAAGACGCGCACGTGATCCGCGCCATGCCCAACACGCCGGCCATGGTGGGAGCGGCCATGACGGCCCTGTGCGCAGGGAAGTCCGTCCGCAAAGACCACCTGGAAAACGCCAAGCGCCTGTTTGAAAGCGTGGGCCGCGCGGTGATCGTGGACGAAAAACATTTTGACGCCATCACGGCGCTCTCCGCCAGCGGCCCGGCATTCACGTTTGTGATTCTGGAGTCGCTCGCGGAAGCCGGCGTGAGCGTGGGCCTGCCACGCGAGCTGGCGACCATGCTGGCTGCGCAGACGCTGTTTGGTTCCGCCAAACTGGCGCTGGAAACCGGGCACCATCCGGCGCTGCTCAAGGACGCAGTCACCACTCCCGCCGGATGCACCATTGAAGGCTTGATCGAACTGGAAAAAGGCGGACTGCGCGTCACGCTGATGAACGCCGTGATCAAAACGACGATCAGAGCGAGGGAGTTGATGACCAGCTAG
- the thrC gene encoding threonine synthase has translation MSTQRHEPQTGGQRYELRCRECHTLWGNQPISFCQKCFAPLEVVYDLAAIKKEISRDVIARRATTLWRYKELLPLPEQYDASLPVGFTPLVKAANLGDAFPSAASSGTSLRSKSLYLKNDASCFPTLSFKDRVVAVALTQARHFGFEIVSCSSTGNLANAVAAQAARGGFKACVFIPADLEPAKILGTEVYGAQIVRIAGNYDHVNRLCSQIADKHRWGFVNVNLRPYYAEGSKTVGYEIAEQLGWRLPDNVVVPMAGGSLITKIHKAFKELIELGLVEPKNVKFFGAQATGCSPISTAVKAGSHEITPQKPATIARSLAIGNPADGFYAARTIAGSGGWAEDASDAEIVDGIALLAESEGIFTETAGGVTVASARKLYAQGRIKPEETTVLCITGNGLKTTDALAGRYEASEPIAPKLAAFEEYLEQKLAGVNVPSRGTRVGDPDVAAAGGGR, from the coding sequence ATGAGCACCCAACGTCACGAACCGCAAACAGGCGGACAACGCTACGAACTGCGATGTCGCGAATGCCACACCCTGTGGGGCAACCAGCCGATTTCCTTCTGCCAGAAATGTTTCGCCCCGCTGGAGGTGGTCTACGACCTGGCGGCGATCAAGAAAGAGATCAGCCGCGACGTGATTGCCCGGCGCGCCACCACCCTGTGGCGCTACAAAGAACTGCTGCCGCTGCCGGAGCAGTACGACGCGTCGCTTCCCGTCGGCTTTACGCCTCTGGTCAAGGCTGCCAACCTGGGCGACGCGTTCCCCAGCGCAGCATCTTCCGGCACAAGCCTGCGCAGCAAGTCTCTCTACCTCAAGAATGACGCGTCCTGCTTCCCTACTCTCAGCTTCAAGGACCGCGTAGTCGCCGTGGCGCTCACCCAGGCCCGCCATTTCGGATTCGAGATCGTGAGTTGCTCTTCCACCGGCAACCTGGCCAACGCTGTTGCCGCGCAAGCCGCCCGCGGCGGGTTCAAGGCCTGCGTGTTTATTCCCGCCGACCTGGAGCCGGCAAAAATCCTGGGAACGGAAGTTTACGGCGCGCAGATCGTGCGCATTGCCGGGAACTACGATCACGTGAACCGCCTGTGCTCGCAGATTGCCGACAAGCACCGCTGGGGCTTCGTCAACGTGAACCTGCGTCCGTACTACGCGGAAGGATCGAAGACCGTGGGCTATGAAATCGCCGAGCAACTGGGCTGGCGGCTGCCGGACAACGTGGTCGTGCCCATGGCCGGCGGGTCGTTGATCACCAAAATCCATAAGGCTTTCAAGGAACTCATTGAACTTGGCCTGGTAGAGCCGAAGAACGTGAAGTTTTTTGGCGCGCAAGCCACGGGATGCAGCCCCATCAGCACCGCGGTGAAAGCTGGCAGCCATGAGATCACGCCGCAGAAGCCGGCGACCATCGCGCGCTCGCTGGCCATCGGCAACCCGGCGGACGGATTCTACGCGGCGCGCACCATCGCCGGCAGCGGCGGCTGGGCGGAAGACGCGAGCGACGCGGAGATTGTGGACGGCATCGCGCTGCTTGCCGAAAGCGAAGGCATATTCACCGAGACAGCAGGCGGAGTCACCGTGGCATCGGCGCGCAAGCTCTACGCGCAAGGGCGCATCAAGCCGGAGGAAACCACCGTCCTATGCATCACCGGCAACGGCCTCAAGACCACCGATGCTCTGGCCGGGCGCTACGAAGCCTCCGAGCCGATCGCACCCAAGCTGGCGGCGTTTGAAGAATACCTGGAGCAGAAGCTGGCGGGCGTCAACGTCCCGTCACGCGGAACTCGTGTTGGGGACCCCGACGTGGCGGCCGCGGGAGGTGGGCGATGA
- the thrB gene encoding homoserine kinase: MTLRNQLGPEGGYGWRAVVPATSANLGCAFDCGGLALKLYLNALFAPGQGDQLTLKYRGQTPDRFPVDDSNLILHALRFAAAELDAPPPAGHVLVESEIPISVGLGSSAAAVIAGLLLGARYSGKDAAAEDILRWANEIEGHIDNAAAAYHGGLVLALSNNVEKAVALKTDFPESIRLVVVTPSATVPTHEARQALPQAYVREDVLHTLQRTALLAATCFSGNFDLFPELFHDKLHQPYRQKLVPGIERCLQFRYEGLLGVAISGSGSSVIGFVTRNENEIAEGLQELFAEEGMQTEARSTSADNHGAWVTREPVPVGKTAGIAREKSGSRE, from the coding sequence ATGACCTTAAGAAACCAACTCGGTCCTGAAGGTGGTTACGGCTGGCGCGCTGTGGTACCGGCGACGTCAGCCAACCTGGGGTGCGCCTTCGATTGCGGCGGGCTGGCGCTGAAGCTGTACCTAAACGCCCTGTTTGCGCCCGGCCAGGGCGACCAGCTCACCTTGAAATATCGCGGGCAAACTCCTGACCGCTTCCCCGTTGACGACTCCAATTTGATTCTGCATGCGCTGCGCTTTGCCGCGGCCGAGCTGGACGCGCCGCCTCCCGCCGGACACGTACTGGTGGAGAGCGAGATTCCCATCAGCGTGGGTCTGGGCAGCAGCGCCGCCGCGGTGATTGCCGGCCTGTTGCTGGGCGCGCGTTACTCCGGCAAGGACGCCGCCGCGGAAGACATCTTGCGCTGGGCGAACGAGATTGAAGGACACATTGACAACGCGGCCGCAGCTTACCATGGCGGCCTGGTGCTGGCTTTGTCAAACAACGTGGAGAAAGCGGTCGCGTTGAAGACTGATTTTCCTGAAAGCATACGCCTGGTGGTGGTGACGCCATCGGCAACCGTGCCGACGCACGAGGCGCGCCAGGCGCTGCCGCAGGCGTACGTCCGCGAAGATGTGCTGCATACGTTGCAGCGCACTGCTCTGCTGGCCGCGACCTGCTTCTCCGGAAATTTTGATCTCTTCCCGGAACTCTTTCATGACAAGCTGCACCAGCCCTACCGGCAGAAGCTGGTCCCTGGAATTGAGCGATGCTTGCAATTCCGGTATGAAGGACTGCTGGGCGTGGCCATCAGCGGCTCCGGTTCATCAGTGATTGGTTTTGTGACTCGCAACGAAAATGAAATCGCGGAAGGGTTGCAGGAACTTTTTGCGGAAGAAGGAATGCAGACCGAGGCGCGCTCGACCTCCGCCGACAACCACGGCGCCTGGGTCACGCGCGAGCCGGTGCCGGTGGGCAAGACCGCTGGCATTGCGCGAGAGAAGTCAGGGAGCAGGGAATGA
- the cobA gene encoding uroporphyrinogen-III C-methyltransferase: MTGKVHFVGAGPGPADLLTGRAVAALRAADVVLHDDLVTPEVLGLAGDSARIINVGKRCGRRGASTTQDQINALMIWHARRGKAVVRLKSGDPAVFGRLGEELDALRRAGVSVEIVPGVTAASAAAAAAGITLTDRNAASSLVVTTAHNIRGEKLRAGGFDPARTTFAVYMPGPDYNKTARELMEAGVDANTPCLLLSSAGRAGEQKCFMVLLDLPFATGVAAPAVLIVGEVARRVSDETGQEAADLFGVASTIFNKRRDPAIHRTLVPLQS; encoded by the coding sequence ATGACCGGCAAAGTACATTTCGTCGGCGCCGGGCCCGGCCCGGCTGACCTGCTCACCGGGCGGGCCGTCGCTGCCCTGCGCGCCGCTGACGTTGTGCTGCATGACGACCTGGTCACCCCCGAGGTGCTCGGCTTGGCGGGGGATTCCGCGCGCATCATCAACGTGGGCAAGCGCTGTGGCCGCCGGGGCGCGAGCACGACGCAAGACCAGATCAACGCTCTGATGATCTGGCACGCGCGCCGGGGAAAGGCCGTGGTCCGCCTCAAGTCCGGGGACCCCGCGGTCTTCGGACGCCTGGGCGAAGAACTGGACGCGCTGCGCCGCGCCGGCGTGTCTGTCGAGATTGTTCCCGGCGTAACGGCGGCGTCCGCTGCGGCCGCAGCTGCGGGCATCACGCTGACGGACCGCAACGCCGCGTCGTCGCTGGTGGTGACCACGGCGCACAACATCCGCGGTGAAAAGCTGCGTGCCGGCGGGTTCGATCCTGCACGGACCACCTTCGCCGTGTACATGCCGGGCCCGGATTACAACAAGACCGCCCGCGAGCTAATGGAGGCCGGCGTGGACGCCAACACCCCGTGCCTGCTGCTCTCCAGCGCAGGTCGCGCGGGCGAGCAAAAATGCTTCATGGTTTTGTTGGACCTGCCTTTTGCAACCGGCGTGGCGGCGCCGGCAGTGTTGATTGTGGGCGAAGTGGCACGACGCGTTTCCGATGAAACGGGCCAAGAGGCTGCTGATCTCTTCGGCGTTGCATCAACGATTTTCAACAAGCGCCGGGACCCCGCGATCCATCGCACCCTGGTTCCATTGCAGTCGTAG
- a CDS encoding nitrite/sulfite reductase, protein MGTQIAAVNESAKESKAQRAERLKQEKNPWECLEEIRSFARGGYTDIPESWIKTYFRWWGVYTQGDGAGVLGGAGGEGKALPYFMLRIRLGSGIISARQLRAIAGLSEKYARGSADITVRQNIQLHWITIQDLPDVLQGLFEAGITSLATCGDVTRNITGCPLAGLDAHELCDASPLVAQAEKLLVGNADYYNLPRKYKISISGCRDWCAYPEINDLAFTPAVREVNGQREVGFSVRVAGGLSTDPHLAVRLNAFVAWDQVVPVAQAVSGLFRDAAPLRENRERARLKFLFLNHGWTAESFLAEVERRLGFNLAPAVPEEIPADIFRDHAGVHPQKQPGLFYVGAAVLRGRISPEQMRAAAALAEKYGTGDLRTTITQNLVIVNIPKAQTAAVVVGLESAGLHVTASPFWRGAVACTGTEFCKLAITETKSFTRWLVEEMEDRLPVFDQPLKLNVTGCPNSCGQHRIADIGLEGKKLKVNGRMADAYYFCLGGAVGEYAGFGRPVGYRCPAAEVPDAIERLLREYLERRRAGENLRQFFARHSEEQLRTFLAGQALAPVPRDPAPGRVPHGAEG, encoded by the coding sequence ATGGGTACACAGATCGCAGCGGTGAACGAGAGCGCAAAAGAAAGCAAGGCGCAGCGCGCCGAGCGTCTCAAGCAGGAGAAGAATCCCTGGGAGTGCCTGGAGGAAATCCGCAGCTTCGCTCGCGGCGGGTACACGGACATCCCTGAAAGCTGGATCAAGACTTACTTCCGCTGGTGGGGCGTGTACACGCAGGGCGACGGCGCCGGCGTGCTCGGCGGCGCGGGCGGCGAAGGCAAGGCTCTGCCATATTTCATGCTGCGTATCCGGCTGGGCAGCGGAATCATAAGCGCGCGCCAACTTCGCGCGATTGCAGGCCTGTCAGAAAAGTACGCGCGCGGTTCCGCTGACATCACCGTCCGCCAGAACATACAGCTCCACTGGATCACCATCCAGGACCTGCCGGACGTCCTGCAGGGGCTCTTTGAAGCCGGCATCACTTCCTTGGCGACTTGCGGCGACGTCACGCGCAACATTACCGGCTGCCCGCTGGCCGGACTGGACGCGCACGAACTGTGCGACGCTTCGCCGCTGGTGGCGCAAGCCGAGAAACTGCTCGTCGGCAACGCGGATTACTACAACCTGCCGCGCAAATACAAAATCAGCATCAGCGGCTGCCGCGACTGGTGCGCCTATCCCGAGATCAACGATCTGGCGTTCACGCCCGCCGTGCGTGAAGTGAACGGCCAGCGCGAAGTGGGATTCTCGGTGCGCGTTGCCGGCGGACTTTCCACGGACCCGCACCTGGCCGTGCGGTTGAACGCCTTCGTCGCCTGGGACCAGGTGGTTCCCGTCGCCCAGGCGGTAAGCGGGCTTTTCCGCGACGCCGCGCCGCTGCGCGAGAATCGCGAACGCGCGCGCCTCAAGTTCTTGTTCCTGAATCATGGCTGGACGGCGGAAAGCTTCCTGGCGGAAGTGGAGCGGCGTCTGGGGTTCAATCTTGCTCCTGCCGTGCCGGAGGAAATTCCCGCGGACATTTTCCGCGACCACGCGGGCGTTCATCCGCAGAAGCAGCCGGGGTTGTTCTACGTGGGCGCGGCTGTGCTGCGCGGCCGGATTTCGCCGGAACAAATGCGCGCGGCAGCCGCTCTCGCCGAGAAATACGGCACCGGCGATCTGCGCACCACCATCACCCAGAACCTGGTGATCGTGAACATCCCCAAAGCGCAGACGGCGGCGGTGGTGGTGGGACTGGAGTCCGCCGGCTTACATGTGACGGCGTCGCCCTTCTGGCGCGGCGCGGTGGCGTGCACCGGCACTGAGTTTTGCAAACTGGCCATTACGGAAACCAAGTCTTTCACCCGCTGGCTGGTGGAAGAGATGGAAGACCGCCTGCCGGTCTTCGACCAGCCGTTAAAGCTCAACGTGACCGGCTGCCCCAACAGTTGCGGGCAGCATCGCATCGCTGACATTGGTTTGGAGGGCAAGAAACTCAAAGTCAACGGCCGCATGGCCGACGCCTACTATTTCTGCCTGGGCGGGGCGGTGGGCGAGTACGCGGGGTTCGGGCGTCCGGTGGGCTATCGCTGCCCGGCTGCCGAGGTTCCCGACGCGATTGAACGTCTGCTGCGCGAATATCTGGAGCGCCGCCGTGCGGGCGAAAACCTGCGGCAGTTTTTCGCGCGCCATTCTGAAGAGCAGCTGCGCACGTTTCTTGCCGGACAGGCGTTGGCCCCGGTGCCGCGCGATCCTGCGCCCGGTCGCGTGCCCCACGGGGCGGAAGGGTAA
- a CDS encoding aspartate kinase produces the protein MSSKRLIVMKFGGTSVGNAARVRQCAQIVSKAAQQDRIVVVVSAMSGVTDLIFKTIDAARQGDTAATDANLKKFEAVHRELIADLFNGSAPAAAEFLAQVVEQLQNSSRALLALRTDISAQTADSLVALGERITAWALANYLQQTGSPAEFVAAERVIATDSNFGNAAPDMEATRSNCKSALLPILDRGASPVVAGYSGANREGRTTTLGRGGSDYSATIIGAAAGADEVWIWTDVDGVLTADPRICPDASTLPEISFAEAIELAYYGAKVIHPKAAYPAADAGIPVWIKNSFRPEAPGTKITNTVSPVTSPVKSVTCVKNATLITLVTRRDVHPVELWGRLFLRVGQEQIEVLFATQSSPEHALGLVLRPEDGARVLKLIKTIFRIELEQGVLLPVEVNTDAAVVAVLGESMKGTCGILGRVFSAVAKREVSVIAVAQGASELSICFAVGAPAAADVVRAVHEEFCSKVDFAVPVCLRPNAAVLGKQ, from the coding sequence ATGAGCAGCAAGCGTTTGATCGTGATGAAGTTTGGCGGCACGTCCGTGGGCAACGCGGCGCGCGTCCGCCAGTGCGCGCAGATCGTGAGCAAGGCGGCGCAGCAGGACCGCATCGTCGTGGTGGTTTCCGCCATGTCCGGCGTCACCGACCTGATCTTTAAGACCATTGACGCCGCCCGCCAGGGCGACACTGCGGCCACGGATGCCAACTTGAAGAAATTTGAAGCCGTGCACCGCGAACTGATCGCGGACCTGTTCAACGGCTCCGCGCCGGCCGCCGCTGAGTTTCTCGCCCAGGTGGTTGAGCAGTTGCAAAACTCCAGCCGCGCTCTGCTGGCTTTGCGCACGGACATCTCCGCACAGACGGCAGACTCGCTGGTAGCGCTGGGCGAGCGCATCACCGCGTGGGCCCTAGCCAACTATTTGCAGCAGACCGGGAGCCCGGCGGAGTTTGTTGCGGCGGAGCGCGTGATCGCCACCGATAGCAACTTTGGCAACGCAGCGCCGGACATGGAAGCCACGCGTAGCAATTGCAAGTCCGCACTGCTGCCGATCCTTGATCGCGGAGCGTCACCGGTGGTTGCCGGATACAGCGGCGCCAACCGCGAGGGCCGCACGACTACGCTGGGACGCGGCGGCTCAGACTATTCCGCCACCATCATCGGCGCGGCCGCGGGCGCCGACGAAGTCTGGATTTGGACGGACGTTGACGGCGTGCTCACCGCCGATCCGCGCATCTGCCCGGACGCCTCTACATTGCCCGAGATCAGCTTTGCCGAGGCCATTGAACTGGCCTACTACGGCGCCAAGGTCATTCATCCCAAAGCGGCGTACCCCGCCGCCGACGCGGGCATTCCAGTGTGGATCAAAAACTCTTTTCGCCCGGAGGCGCCGGGCACCAAGATCACCAACACGGTTTCGCCGGTGACTTCACCGGTGAAGTCGGTGACCTGCGTCAAGAACGCAACGCTGATCACCCTGGTCACGCGGCGCGACGTGCATCCGGTGGAGCTGTGGGGACGCCTCTTCCTGCGGGTTGGCCAGGAACAGATTGAAGTGCTTTTTGCCACGCAGTCGTCGCCCGAACACGCGCTGGGGCTGGTGCTGCGTCCGGAAGACGGCGCGCGCGTGCTCAAGCTGATCAAAACCATCTTCCGCATCGAGCTGGAGCAAGGCGTGCTGCTTCCGGTGGAGGTCAACACTGACGCGGCGGTCGTCGCCGTGCTGGGCGAATCCATGAAAGGCACGTGCGGAATTTTGGGGCGCGTCTTCTCCGCTGTGGCCAAGCGCGAGGTCAGCGTGATCGCCGTGGCCCAGGGCGCCAGCGAACTCAGCATTTGTTTTGCCGTGGGAGCTCCGGCCGCCGCGGACGTGGTCCGCGCGGTGCACGAGGAGTTCTGCTCCAAAGTGGACTTCGCCGTGCCGGTCTGCCTGCGGCCCAACGCGGCAGTCTTGGGAAAACAATGA